Proteins from one Parasteatoda tepidariorum isolate YZ-2023 chromosome 4, CAS_Ptep_4.0, whole genome shotgun sequence genomic window:
- the LOC107439484 gene encoding lysosomal acid phosphatase-like isoform X3, protein MIFRTWILFFTWLAYLANRTTSNGDYELILVQMLFRHGERAPVLLYPTDPNPESFWKEGLGELTLLGEKQHYGLGKFLRYMYRNFMTGNSREIKVISSSYNRCILSAMSNLAGFYPPDDDSKIDKNLNWQPIPVHYIPDLIDKYMDTDSFCPRATVELKRIENSPAAKKFLADHKEMFQNLTYYSGMPITDCLSSLLFHDCILQEKRYNLTIPDWVEPYWDELTRISNAAFYWAFNSPLMQRLRAGPLLKKIRDLVLKKISGDLPGQKFQMYSSHDANIAVILEAYDLYPKSVPFAATLIFELYSSPDSSHFVRLVYLNSTEPENIFQTPHVLKFPGCEEYCPLHYFINITEPFIPLFWETECLSPIY, encoded by the exons atgattttcagaaCTTGGATACTCTTCTTCACATGGCTGGCGTATTTGGCGAATAGAACGACTTCAAATGGagattatgaattaattttagtacaaatg CTCTTCCGTCATGGTGAACGTGCTCCTGTATTATTATACCCAACTGATCCAAACCCAGAGAGTTTTTGGAAGGAAGGATTAGGAGAGTTGACTTTA CTTGGGGAAAAACAGCACTATGGACTAGGAAAATTTCTTCGATACATGTATAGAAACTTCATGACTGGCAATTCAAGAGAA ATCAAAGTCATCAGTTCGAGTTATAATCGTTGCATTTTAAGTGCCATGTCAAATCTTGCCGGTTTTTATCCTCCCGATGATGACTCAAAAATTGATAAGAATCTCAACTGGCAACCCATACCAGTGCATTACATTCCAGATCTGATTGATAAG TATATGGATACTGACAGCTTTTGTCCAAGAGCCACAGTAGAATTGAAACGCATTGAAAACTCTCCCGCTGCAAAGAAGTTCTTGGCTGATCATAAG gaaatgtttcaaaatctgACGTACTACAGTGGGATGCCCATCACTGACTGCCTTTCATCACTTCTTTTCCATGACTGCATTTTGCAGGAA aaacgATATAACCTTACAATACCGGATTGGGTAGAGCCATATTGGGATGAATTGACAAGAATCTCAAATGCGGCATTTTACTGGGCTTTTAACTCTCCTCTTATGCAACGGCTCCGAGCTG GAcctttgttaaagaaaataagagatttggtactgaaaaaaataagtggGGATCTGCCCGGACAGAAATTTCAGATGTATTCATCA catGATGCAAATATAGCTGTGATTTTAGAAGCTTACGATCTCTATCCGAAGTCTGTACCGTTTGCTGCTACTCTTATATTCGAACTTTACAGCAGTCCAGATTCTTCTCACTTTGTGAGACTCGTGTACTTGAATTCAACAGAAccggaaaacatttttcaaactcCACACGTTTTGAAGTTTCCTGGTTGTGAAGAATACTGTCCTTTACATTACTTCATCAATATTACGGAACCTTTTATTCCACTATTTTGGGAGACAGAATGTTTGTCTCCAATTTACTAA
- the LOC107439484 gene encoding lysosomal acid phosphatase-like isoform X1, which yields MIFPTWILFFTWLAYLVNRTTSNEDYELILVQMLFRHGERAPIALYPTDPNPESFWKEGLGELTLLGEKQHYGLGKFLRYMYRNFMTGNSREIKVISSSYNRCILSAMSNLAGFYPPDDDSKIDKNLNWQPIPVHYIPDLIDKYMDTDSFCPRATVELKRIENSPAAKKFLADHKEMFQNLTYYSGMPITDCLSSLLFHDCILQEKRYNLTIPDWVEPYWDELTRISNAAFYWAFNSPLMQRLRAGPLLKKIRDLVLKKISGDLPGQKFQMYSSHDANIAVILEAYDLYPKSVPFAATLIFELYSSPDSSHFVRLVYLNSTEPENIFQTPHVLKFPGCEEYCPLHYFINITEPFIPLFWETECLSPIY from the exons atgattttcccaACTTGGATACTCTTCTTCACATGGCTGGCGTATTTGGTGAATAGAACGACTTCAAATGAagattatgaattaattttagtacaaatg ctcTTCCGTCATGGTGAACGTGCTCCTATTGCATTATACCCAACTGATCCAAACCCAGAGAGTTTTTGGAAGGAAGGATTAGGGGAGTTGACttta CTTGGGGAAAAACAGCACTATGGACTAGGAAAATTTCTTCGATACATGTATAGAAACTTCATGACTGGCAATTCAAGAGAA ATCAAAGTCATCAGTTCGAGTTATAATCGTTGCATTTTAAGTGCCATGTCAAATCTTGCCGGTTTTTATCCTCCCGATGATGACTCAAAAATTGATAAGAATCTCAACTGGCAACCCATACCAGTGCATTACATTCCAGATCTGATTGATAAG TATATGGATACTGACAGCTTTTGTCCAAGAGCCACAGTAGAATTGAAACGCATTGAAAACTCTCCCGCTGCAAAGAAGTTCTTGGCTGATCATAAG gaaatgtttcaaaatctgACGTACTACAGTGGGATGCCCATCACTGACTGCCTTTCATCACTTCTTTTCCATGACTGCATTTTGCAGGAA aaacgATATAACCTTACAATACCGGATTGGGTAGAGCCATATTGGGATGAATTGACAAGAATCTCAAATGCGGCATTTTACTGGGCTTTTAACTCTCCTCTTATGCAACGGCTCCGAGCTG GAcctttgttaaagaaaataagagatttggtactgaaaaaaataagtggGGATCTGCCCGGACAGAAATTTCAGATGTATTCATCA catGATGCAAATATAGCTGTGATTTTAGAAGCTTACGATCTCTATCCGAAGTCTGTACCGTTTGCTGCTACTCTTATATTCGAACTTTACAGCAGTCCAGATTCTTCTCACTTTGTGAGACTCGTGTACTTGAATTCAACAGAAccggaaaacatttttcaaactcCACACGTTTTGAAGTTTCCTGGTTGTGAAGAATACTGTCCTTTACATTACTTCATCAATATTACGGAACCTTTTATTCCACTATTTTGGGAGACAGAATGTTTGTCTCCAATTTACTAA
- the LOC107439489 gene encoding zinc finger matrin-type protein 2, with protein MASTSRPDDYRRKWDREEYEKLAQEKLEEDEFDFDWKSDKQPPVRREFLKPRDYRVDLESKLGKTTVITKTTPASQTGGYYCNVCDCVVKDSINFLDHINGKKHQRNLGMSMRVERSTLDQVKQRMEMNKRKREEKQKEYDFEQRLQELKDEEEKLREYRREKRKEKKRKATESTDDYGDPDMAAIMGFSGFCSSKK; from the exons atggcGTCTACCAGT agacCTGATGATTACCGAAGGAAGTGGGATAGAGAGGAATATGAAAAATTAGCCCAAGAAAAACTAGAGGAAGatgaatttgattttgattggAAATCAGATAAACAGCCTCCTGTTCGTCGAGAATTCTTAAAACCAAGAGATTATAGG GTTGATTTAGAATCAAAGCTTGGAAAAACAACTGTAATTACAAAGACAACTCCTGCTTCTCAAACTGGAGg atattactGCAATGTCTGTGACTGTGTTGTGAAGGATTCTATAAATTTCTTAGatcatataaatggaaaaaaac ATCAGAGAAATCTTGGCATGTCAATGCGAGTAGAAAGATCAACTCTTGATCAAGTAAAGCAAAGAAtggaaatgaataaaagaaagagagaagaaaaacaaaaagaatatgaTTTTGAACAGAGACTTCAAGAATTAAAGGatgag gaagaaaaattgAGAGAATATCGAAGAGAAAAAAGGAaggagaagaaaagaaaagctaCTGAATCAACTGATGACTATGGTGATCCAGACATGGCCGCAATTATGGGATTCTCTGGCTTTTGTTCTTCCAAGaaatag